Proteins encoded in a region of the Isosphaeraceae bacterium EP7 genome:
- a CDS encoding tyrosine recombinase XerC — protein MHPSIAAFLNYLRRERQASPHTLRSYEDDLAVFQRFLGETNAKGERTDAGVDEESAANPTEADPRRLRRYAAWLSSQGYAPSTVARRLASLRSFFRYQRRQGVVSADPSGGLRNPRQPKRLPKLLGVDDVIRLLDAIETGTDLGLRDRAMFETLYGGGLRVGELVGLNLDDLDEDRGLVRVRGKGRRERLSPIGKTALAWIVRWRSARRPERLDEPALFLNRYGKRLSSRSVGRLLEDHTLRVGLDPASSPHTLRHSFATHLLDRGADLRSVQELLGHRSLATTQIYTHVTRERLLEAYRGAHPHAQSATQEP, from the coding sequence ATGCATCCATCCATTGCTGCCTTCCTGAACTATCTCCGTCGCGAGCGTCAAGCGTCGCCGCACACGCTCCGGTCGTATGAAGACGACCTGGCCGTATTCCAGCGATTCCTCGGCGAGACCAATGCGAAGGGGGAGCGGACGGATGCCGGGGTCGATGAGGAGTCGGCCGCGAATCCGACGGAGGCCGACCCGCGGCGACTCAGGCGCTATGCGGCCTGGCTGTCAAGCCAGGGTTATGCCCCGAGCACGGTCGCACGCCGGCTGGCAAGCCTCCGGTCGTTCTTCCGCTACCAGCGTCGGCAGGGCGTCGTGTCGGCCGATCCGTCGGGCGGCCTGCGGAACCCGAGGCAGCCGAAGCGGCTGCCCAAGCTGCTCGGGGTCGACGACGTCATCCGCCTGCTCGACGCGATCGAGACCGGCACCGACCTGGGTCTGCGGGACCGCGCGATGTTCGAGACCCTTTACGGCGGCGGCCTGCGGGTCGGCGAGTTGGTGGGCCTGAATCTCGACGACCTCGACGAGGATCGCGGCCTGGTCCGGGTCCGCGGCAAGGGGCGACGAGAGCGGCTCAGCCCGATCGGCAAGACAGCCCTGGCCTGGATCGTCCGCTGGAGGTCCGCCCGCCGCCCCGAGCGTCTCGACGAGCCGGCCCTGTTCCTCAATCGATACGGCAAGCGGCTCTCCAGCCGGAGTGTCGGCCGCCTTCTGGAAGACCACACCCTGAGAGTGGGGCTCGACCCCGCCTCCAGCCCGCACACGCTCAGGCACAGCTTCGCCACCCACCTGCTCGACCGCGGCGCCGACCTGAGGAGCGTCCAGGAGCTGCTCGGTCATCGGAGCCTTGCCACCACCCAGATCTACACCCACGTGACCCGCGAACGACTGCTCGAAGCCTACCGAGGAGCGCACCCGCACGCCCAATCCGCCACCCAGGAGCCCTGA